In a single window of the Papaver somniferum cultivar HN1 chromosome 8, ASM357369v1, whole genome shotgun sequence genome:
- the LOC113304377 gene encoding F-box protein At4g00755-like produces the protein MEGGCIDFVQLLNQDLSTNILSYLDDPADVVRVGSVSRAWRQFVISNGLSKNLCLRLLPEVSHAVPAIEENDIVEPLEVESTDDMEVEKSTDDMEVEKLKKNHRVYAFLAKALASCVGNCISEAICASSTDNYPEESILNTLEPRDRIANKACYWSSEGGSDQGVPETLTYKLASRLCFINEINIQPFEAYFQDGFPIYSAKAVRFRIGHFTDHYTETDLMDVFAVGHRHIEDDVVWTYTSEYFPMAQENCLQKFKLPQPVFAVGGVLQIELSGRVQQQDIDGLYYVCISHVQILGRPLKEDFDAEFVDLSGKCVLKYIPKPDATGDSNPSAGDVLEDGSGGSTPGPSRLHSFTAGLVQRAGMGFERIFSLRGHGVLIMDDDSNDEDNEDYEDGMNDNLVEAESDAEQAFD, from the exons ATGGAGGGGGGTTGTATTGATTTTGTTCAATTGCTCAATCAAGACTTATCAACCAATATCTTATCGTATTTGGATGATCCAGCTGATGTTGTTCGTGTTGGTTCCGTTTCGCGTGCTTGGCGTCAATTTG TGATTTCAAATGGTCTCTCCAAGAATCTTTGCTTAAGATTGTTGCCAGAAGTATCACATGCTGTACCTGCCATTGAAGAAAACGACATAGTAGAACCACTAGAAGTCGAATCTACTGATGATATGGAAGTGGAGAAATCTACTGATGATATGGAAGTggagaaattgaagaaaaatcatcGAGTTTATGCCTTCCTAGCAAAAGCTCTGGCTTCTTGCGTGGGAAATTGCATTTCTGAGGCAATATGTGCATCCAGTACCGATAATTATCCTGAAGAAAGCATTCTGAACACATTGGAACCTAGAGATAGGATCGCTAACAAGGCTTGTTACTGGTCAAGTGAAGGAGGGAGTGATCAAGGGGTGCCTGAGACATTAACTTATAAACTGGCATCCAGGTTGTGTTTTATTAATGAAATCAACATCCAACCATTCGAAG CATATTTCCAGGATGGTTTTCCTATATATTCAGCCAAGGCTGTGCGCTTTCGAATTGGCCATTTTACTGATCACTATACGGAGACAGATCTTATGGATGTGTTTGCGGTAGGTCATAGACACATTGAAGATGACGTAGTATGGACATACACCTCAGAATACTTTCCAATGGCTCAG GAAAATTGCTTACAAAAGTTCAAGCTGCCACAACCTGTTTTTGCTGTCGGTGGAGTTTTGCAGATTGAACTTTCAGGTCGGGTTCAGCAGCAGGACATAGATGGGTTATACTACGTGTG TATTTCTCACGTTCAAATCCTGGGACGTCCACTGAAAGAGGATTTTGATGCCGAGTTTGTTGATCTCTCTGGGAAGTGCGTGCTGAAGTATATCCCAAAACCAGATGCCACTGGTGACTCTAATCCTTCTGCAGGTGATGTGTTAGAAGATGGCAGTGGTGGTAGTACGCCTGGCCCGTCTAGGCTGCATTCTTTCACAGCCGGGTTGGTGCAGAGAGCAGGGATGGGTTTCGAGCGCATTTTTTCTTTACGTGGGCATGGTGTGCTCATTATGGATGATGATAGCAATGATGAAGACAATGAAGATTATGAAGATGGCATGAACGATAATTTAGTCGAGGCTGAATCTGATGCTGAACAAGCTTTTGATTAG